The Malus domestica chromosome 10, GDT2T_hap1 genome contains a region encoding:
- the LOC103429632 gene encoding CBBY-like protein isoform X1, with the protein MDSASFSILRAQPFSSAAAVFPPTNNTTARFFALPKSNRNPNLVPPFSSTFPRNSTFPGKCLHFDRFAAFSSLSGAQDQNPSQELAVLLEVDGVLMDAYRLGNRQAFNEAFKKLGLDCASWPEPVYLDLLRMSAGDEEKMVNLYFNRIGWPSSLPTSEKASFVKNVLQKKKIAMDEFLMSESLTLRPGVEEFIDEAYKEGIPVVVLTTYSKSGDQIARSIVAKLGQERVSKLKIVGDKEVEQSLYSQLVNDTGLSSGMDEQLAKEAIKSVSAEKQRIAEEVASLLKLSVDIDTSPSESLEKIIAALRAGAEVASLPVCDCVLIAGSQSGVAGAERVGMPCVVLRSSLTARAEFPSANAIMDGFGGADLTISKLRNKRRS; encoded by the exons ATGGATTCCGCTTCGTTCTCAATTCTCCGAGCTCAGCCCTTTTCTTCCGCTGCGGCCGTTTTCCCGCCAACTAACAACACCACCGCCCGCTTCTTCGCCCTCCCGAAGAGCAACCGCAACCCCAACCTGGTCCCTCCATTTTCCTCCACTTTCCCAAGAAACTCAACTTTTCCCGGAAAATGTCTGCACTTCGATCGGTTCGCCGCATTCAGCTCGCTCTCCGGCGCTCAGGACCAGAACCCATCTCAGGAACTGGCTGTTCTTCTCGAAGTTGACGG GGTTCTTATGGATGCTTATCGGTTGGGGAACCGCCAAGCCTTCAATGAAG CATTTAAGAAGCTTGGACTTGACTGTGCAAGTTGGCCAGAGCCTGTTTACTTGGACCTCCTAAG GATGAGTGCTGGTGATGAGGAAAAGATGGTGAATTTGTATTTTAATCGG ATTGGTTGGCCTAGTTCATTGCCGACAAGTGAGAAGGCGTCATTTGTGAAAAATGTTCTGCAAAAGAAG AAAATTGCAATGGATGAGTTTTTGATGTCAGAAAGTTTGACGTTACGACCTGGAGTTGAAGA GTTTATTGATGAGGCATACAAGGAAGGAATACCTGTGGTCGTACTGACAACTTATAGTAAGAGTGGGGATCAAATTGCCAG ATCAATTGTTGCAAAGCTTGGCCAGGAAAGAGTTTCAAAGCTAAAGATTGTTGGAGATAAGGAGGTAGAACAGAGTTTGTATAGCCAACTGGTAAATGATACAGGATTATCTTCTGGAATGGATGAGCAACTAGCTAAGGAGGCAATAAAATCAG TTTCTGCTGAGAAGCAAAGGATTGCAGAGGAGGTTGCATCATTGCTAAAGCTGAGTGTAGATATTGATACTAGCCCGTCTGAAAG CTTAGAGAAGATCATTGCTGCATTGCGAGCTGGGGCTGAAGTTGCCAGTCTACCTGTATGCGATTGTGTTCTTATTGCAGGAAGCCAGTCTGGTGTGGCTGGAGCTGAGCGAGTGGGCATGCCATGTGTTGTTTTAAGAAGCAG TTTGACGGCTAGAGCTGAGTTCCCTTCGGCAAATGCGATAATGGATGGGTTTGGAGGAGCAGACCTGACCATCTCTAAACTGCGAAACAAGAGACGGTCATGA
- the LOC103429632 gene encoding CBBY-like protein isoform X2, with product MDSASFSILRAQPFSSAAAVFPPTNNTTARFFALPKSNRNPNLVPPFSSTFPRNSTFPGKCLHFDRFAAFSSLSGAQDQNPSQELAVLLEVDGVLMDAYRLGNRQAFNEAFKKLGLDCASWPEPVYLDLLRMSAGDEEKMVNLYFNRIGWPSSLPTSEKASFVKNVLQKKKIAMDEFLMSESLTLRPGVEEFIDEAYKEGIPVVVLTTYSKSGDQIARSIVAKLGQERVSKLKIVGDKEVEQSLYSQLVNDTGLSSGMDEQLAKEAIKSVSAEKQRIAEEVASLLKLSVDIDTSPSESLEKIIAALRAGAEVASLPVCDCVLIAGSQSGVAGAERVGMPCVVLRSR from the exons ATGGATTCCGCTTCGTTCTCAATTCTCCGAGCTCAGCCCTTTTCTTCCGCTGCGGCCGTTTTCCCGCCAACTAACAACACCACCGCCCGCTTCTTCGCCCTCCCGAAGAGCAACCGCAACCCCAACCTGGTCCCTCCATTTTCCTCCACTTTCCCAAGAAACTCAACTTTTCCCGGAAAATGTCTGCACTTCGATCGGTTCGCCGCATTCAGCTCGCTCTCCGGCGCTCAGGACCAGAACCCATCTCAGGAACTGGCTGTTCTTCTCGAAGTTGACGG GGTTCTTATGGATGCTTATCGGTTGGGGAACCGCCAAGCCTTCAATGAAG CATTTAAGAAGCTTGGACTTGACTGTGCAAGTTGGCCAGAGCCTGTTTACTTGGACCTCCTAAG GATGAGTGCTGGTGATGAGGAAAAGATGGTGAATTTGTATTTTAATCGG ATTGGTTGGCCTAGTTCATTGCCGACAAGTGAGAAGGCGTCATTTGTGAAAAATGTTCTGCAAAAGAAG AAAATTGCAATGGATGAGTTTTTGATGTCAGAAAGTTTGACGTTACGACCTGGAGTTGAAGA GTTTATTGATGAGGCATACAAGGAAGGAATACCTGTGGTCGTACTGACAACTTATAGTAAGAGTGGGGATCAAATTGCCAG ATCAATTGTTGCAAAGCTTGGCCAGGAAAGAGTTTCAAAGCTAAAGATTGTTGGAGATAAGGAGGTAGAACAGAGTTTGTATAGCCAACTGGTAAATGATACAGGATTATCTTCTGGAATGGATGAGCAACTAGCTAAGGAGGCAATAAAATCAG TTTCTGCTGAGAAGCAAAGGATTGCAGAGGAGGTTGCATCATTGCTAAAGCTGAGTGTAGATATTGATACTAGCCCGTCTGAAAG CTTAGAGAAGATCATTGCTGCATTGCGAGCTGGGGCTGAAGTTGCCAGTCTACCTGTATGCGATTGTGTTCTTATTGCAGGAAGCCAGTCTGGTGTGGCTGGAGCTGAGCGAGTGGGCATGCCATGTGTTGTTTTAAGAAGCAGGTGA